A stretch of DNA from Candidatus Zixiibacteriota bacterium:
TAAACAGTCAGGGCAAGATAGGATTGAAGCCGGGTGAAGGGTATGAGTTGCAAAGACAATTACTTCAGGATGAAGGCGTTATTTTTAAAGCAAATGACTCCGTTGACTTAGGCAAATACCTCTGGTCGCCGGAGTCATGATTTTTTAATCACAAACTTGCCGGAAGACGCGCATGAAATTTCCGCCGAGAATCTTCTTGATATCCTGTTCGCTATAACCTCTTTTAACCAGTTCGGCGGTCACATTGGGTACCATCGAACAGTCGGTCAATCCATCCGGAAGGGTTGGAATTCCATCAAAATCCGACCCGAGGCCGACATGATCGGCACCGACAAGATTGACAATATGATCGATATGGTCGACCACGGTTGCAGCATTCACTTCGACGCTTGCTGTCGCGGCGCGAACCTGCCGGTACATGTTTCTCCGTGCTTCTCTCCAAAGAGAATCATTCCCCTCGTATTCCTGGCGCAACGAATCATAGATCGGTCCTAAAGCGTCCCAGGCGGAATCCGATATCCGGCTGATTTCGCCTGACAAGTATCCCGTGTAGAAATTAATACCTATCATCCCATCGTTTTCGGCGATAGCCTTAATCTGTTCATCGGTGAGATTTCTGTCATGCGGGCATAAGTCATAAACGCATGAATGTGAGGCTATTACCGGATCTTTTGTGGTTTTTAGAATTTCCTCAACGGTCAGCGGATGGGCGTGTGAAATATCAATGATCATTCCAAGGTCATTCATTTTCCTTACGACTTCGCGGCCAAAATCGGTAAGTCCGTTGAAGGCGGGAGCCGTGTCGGCAGATGAGATACACCAGTCATTTGAGGCGGTATGGGTAAGTGTCAAATACCTGACTCCGCGATTGTAGAAATGCTCAAGATTTTCAAGGCTGTTGGCTATGGCGACGCCGTTCTCGATGCCGATAAACGCCGCGATTTTTCCTTCACCGATAATTCGCTCGGCTTCGTTAGCGGCGTTACAAACCTCAATTCTGTCATTGTTTCTGGAAAACTGAGCCTGCATAGAGTCAATTATCTTATCCGCCCGTTGTCTGCATTCCTCTATCGGAGTATCTGTTGAAAGAAAACAGGCGAAAACCTGCAGGTCAACGCCGCCATCTGCAAGGCGGGGTAAATCCATGTGGCCAGCGGTATCGCGTTGAGAAATGTCATAACTTCTCATCATTTTTAGGGCTGTATCGCTATGTAAATCAACGACGATAGCGTCATTATGCAGCTTTAGATAATCGATTTGATTATCACTACAGCCAAAGAAAGCCCCCAGAATCAATATCAGCGTAAGTAGTGATTTTTTCATAATGCGGATTATAGCATAAAATAGATAAATGCACAAGCTTATAAGCCCAAAAGGGGCAAAAACGGCTGGTTTATAGACTGTAATAATCGGTTGACATTTATGAAATTATAGCTATCATTATGGTAAGTAGAAAACCGGTTTTTGGTCTAACCTTAGTAAGATAACGCCCCAGATATGGTTTTGAGTTCTCTATTTTTATTGTTTTGGGAGGTTTCGACGTGAATTCGTTTGTAAAATTAGTACCGCGCATTTTAGTACTTATTTTCTTACTTGGTCTGCCCATTTTTGCAATTGGCGCTGATACTTATCCTGTTAAAATTCCCGATCAACAACGAGTAATTATTGAATCAAAATGGAAAAACGCTCAAACTTCTCCAATTGCTTTATCCGCTGACGATTGTCAGAATTTCACTATGTCAGGAACGCCTTATTTTATCTGGGAACTGCCGAATAATTTTGATCTCGATTCGCTCTTTATGCCGATTCAAAATCCCGCGCCTTTGCTGAAAATCGCGCGGCTTAATGAAATTCGAGTCTGGGTTTACGCTCCGGCCTACGTTGGAACTCCGGATCTCGACGTGGTAATTTGGCAATATCAATCCTCCGGATATCCGGGTGCGGAATTGGCCCGGGTTACGATTCCATTTAATGATTTGCCTCGTGAAACGGGAGTCGCTATTGCTGATTTTTCCGCTTTTAATTTGGAATACGCCGCCGGAGATATGATTATTTGCGGAGTTACCAACTCAGGATCAGACGGCGAGATTCTGGCAATTATGAGCGATGATGGCAATTTCCCGGGATTTCCCGGGGGAGGTAGTTATCAGGGTGTTTGGCGTCTGATGGACGACCTTTATGGAATAGAATATAACTTTAACTTTGAAGCGACCTTCTGCTGGGACGCTCCGGATAATGACAATGACGGTATCGCCAATAAATATGATAATTGTCCCGAAACCTATAATCCCGACCAGAGTGATACCGATGGTGACGGAATCGGAGACGTTTGCGATTATTTATGCGGTGACGCCGACGGTAACGGCAGTACCGATGTCGGCGACGCGGTTTATATTATAGAATATGTGTTCAATTTCGGCCCGTCTCCGACACCTTTAAGCGCGGGCGACGCCAATGCCGACGGCAATACCGATATCGGCGACGCGGTCACGATAATTAATCACGTTTTCAAATTCGGCCCCGAGCCAATATGTCCCACATATCCGGATGTTGTAACGACTCAGTATTATTGCAAAGATTTACCCGGTTCTGAAAAATCGGGAGCTTACGCGGCCAGTCAGGATTGCATTCACTGGTCTTATGACGGTGAATCAATTCTTCATCTTACTCACGAAAACGCTGCTTTCAATTGCTGTCCCGATGAGCTAAATGTCGTGATTCTTCAAAAGAAAAAAGAATTCTGGCTAACCGAACAGGAAGTTCTTGAAGATGGCGGTTGCGACTGTATCTGTCTTTATGATTTCGAATATGATCTTAAACGATTGCCGCCCGGAAATTATACGATAACCATCAACGGCATGTATCTGAATGGACAGGAGCCGCTAAGTTTTACGGTGGAATTGACCGATGAGCCCAGTTCCGGTTCATATTGCGTTGAGCGAGTCTTGTATCCCTGGAAATAGAAAACCTGAGTAGAAGTATTATTTTTTAAATGCCTGCCAACTCCATCCGGTTTTTGTCTGAGATAATCGCCCCAAGCCGGGGAAGGGGAAATGGGGGGCGAAAACGAGTAAATTATCCCAAACCGCTTCATCAAGAATTTGTTGCTTGAATTTAACCGCTTCATAAGGGTAAAAATATTTATAAGCGACAATAATTGTCATATATATACTCGTTGATACCAATAAATTACAGTTAATTATTATAAAGCCGGTATCAAAAACCTAAGCCAAGCTCAACTCGGGTTCGATTTTGTAGGGAATCTGAAATCGCAAATGAAGGAGTAATTATATTATCCAGGCAAAATGCAAATTAAGTCCGGATGGATTAAATGCATCAAATCTAATTGCCAAAAAGATAGCTAATGCTTAATCCCAAATAGCCGCCGCCATGATTGACCCTTCCGCCAATGGGTTCAGAAAAATCGGACATAAAATTGTAACCGCCGTTAAATCCGAGCATGAATCGATGACTAAGCTGAGTATCAAGTCCCGCCGATAGGTTCCCTCCAAAAGCCGATGCCGATTTGGATGTTATCGAAATTCCGGTCAGGCCGATCGTTTGTCCCGATTCGTGCCCGGCATATCGGCCGATTGCGGCGGCAATATATAAACGAGATTTGCTTTCAAGCGAATTAACAAAGGGGTAAAACCTGCTACCTATTAAGACCGAATTAACCAGGGCTGTATAATTCTTGACTCCTAAAATGCCTGCCTTTGTTTCCAGTCCCAACGAATTGAAATTTACCAGGGCCGTAAGTGAGATATTCTCGGTTAGCCAATGGCTCAATCCGACCCAGCCCAGTGGCCCGCCGGCGTCGAGAGTTGTCTGCACTCCGCTTATATCAGTTTTAGCTGTCACAGAACTGCCCCGATGCCAAAAACCTAAGCCAAGTTCAATTCGGGTTCGATTTTGTAGGGAATCTGAAACCGCAAATGAAGTCATTAAAGCACAAACAAAAATCAGCGATAGTGTTGTTCGTAATACTATAGAATTCATGAATTCTCCTTCGAAATCACTCTTAGCTATATATGATTTTAGACGAAAATGTAAGCACTTTGTTACGTTTTAATTGAAATATTAGTAATATCTTTCGACAATTTCATGGAGGAAATTTAATTAAGATTTGAACCGATCAATATAATTAAAAAATTAGGGATTGGGAAATGAATAAAATCAAACAATGCCAATGCTGCCGGGATTATTGCCCCAATGTAGATAATGTCGAGTTATGCCCCAATGATTGTTATTTTGCGCCTTTCCGGCGATTTTTGCTGCGACTTATGGGCCATCGATATAAGCGGGAATTGTCAGAAAGTCCTGATTCCAAAAATTTAAAATGACTGAATCGCTTCATCGAGCGAATCGCAGGCTTTGAATACGGATGCTAATTTCGTAATGACCAAAATAGATTGAATTTTTTCGGTAACGTTGGCCAAAAGCAATTCGCCGCCGGAATTGCGAATTGTTTTTAGGGCGGATATCAATACGGCCAGACCGCTGGAGTTCATCCACTTGACTTTGGCAAGGTCAACTATGAATTTTTGTTTTCCGGAATCTATATTGTCTTTGAGCAATTCCTGAAATGAAATCGACTCAGGGCCGCCCATCAGCTTCCCTTGGGGGGTGATAATCAAAATGTCGTTTACTTCGCGGATACTTGGTTCCATATTAAACACTAATTCTTTCAGATTTAATACATCCTAAGATAGTAATGTAAAATTATAAAATCAAGCATTTGCCTGTCAGGAATTACAAAGGTTCCGAGTATTCATTTATAAATGAATACTCGAAGATGTTTATCCTATTTGTCAGCCAGGGCAATTAATCTTTTGATTAATCGCTCTTGAGTTTTTCTAATAATTCTTTTGCCATCTGAAATTCTGAATTTAATTCGAGGGACTTCTCGCAGTTATAAAGAGCCTTTTCTTTATTTCCCCGCTCGTCGTAGGCCTTGGCTAATACATAATGAGAATAATATCCATAATATACAGAGGGATACTCCGATATATTTAACTCCAGCAGTTTAATAGCGTCTTCCACCTTGCCTTTGCCCAAATATTTATCGGCGATTACCAATAAAACCGCATCTGAAATATTGTATTCATCAGCGTGATTGAGTTTTATATCGCCAAATAACGAAAGCCCAGCTTCCACACCGCCGTCCTTGATAGCATAGTAGAGCGGTTTGAAAATATTTTTCTTTTCAGGCTCCCCTTTGGTTTCGTATCCGCTGACGATATAATTTATCCAATCGTTGACGCTGACATAACTTCCGGCATATGATTTCCACTTATCTATTACCTTTTCTTCCTGTAAGGTTGCCAGGTCTTTTCCTGCTTCCAGACCTTTGCCTATAATATCAATTGTTGATTCAAGCATTTCAAGATAGGGGTGAAATTCCTGCCAGCCGCCGTTATCGTTATGACCGGAAACGATAACTGCATCTTTGGGCACAATTTCAATCGCCCTGCGGATAATTTCCGGAAATTTAAACACATCACCGTCAGAATCTATAGATGGGAAATTAAATCCATTACAAAGGGAGCTTAAATGGACTATTTTTGATTCGGTAAAGTGGACGATTATTTCATTATCGTCGTGGCTGCCGCCCATATCAATGATTCTGATTCTTTCCCCATTGAAGAATAATGAAATCGAATCGGCTAATGTGATATCGGGGTAGGTAGCGGGAGGGAATTCTTCAATAATATGTGATCTCGAGATGAGTTTTGAGGGATAGAGTTCATGGGCGATAACGACCGGGTTAGTTCCAAATATAGCGTTGCCTCCAATGTGTTCAATATGGCTGTGCGTATTGATAATGTATTTTGGCGCGCCCTTGCCGAATGAATCTATAATCTGCTTTAATTCTTCGGCCTCATTTTCAGTCTGGGTGTCAACAATTAGAATCCCATCTTCACCGACAGATACCAGCGTATTGGTAGTATAGTCACCCTGGTCGGATGATATTTGATAGATTTTATCAGTTAGCCGAACAGTTGTCAGGAGCTGCTCTTCCTGAGCATGAGTATTGACGCCAATAATACTCACCGAAATCAAAATTGCGAAAATTTGCAAATGTTTCATTTTACCTCCTTTTTGTAATAGACTTATTTCCCGTAGAAAATGTTTAATTTTGAGTAGTATTTTCTATCTAAGGCAGGTTTGCAAAAAACTATTTGACATTTTAATTCTGTAATCGTCATATATACTAGAAATAGACAATGGAGGATTAGAACATGTTGACTCAGAAAAATATGGTTCTCGTTTTGGGGACAGTCTTAATTTTATCATTTGGTTTTTTTATTACTGATCGGACTCTGGCTCAATCCGATTGCGGTGATGTCAACGGCGACGGCGGCATTAATGTTGGCGACGCCGTATATATTATCAATCATGTATTTAGAAATGGTCCAGCGCCAACCTGTTCACCTCAATTGGTAAATATTCCCGGAGAATTACAGTGTCAGTCGAAATTTTCATTCGGGGAAAAAGACCTATCCGGAGTTGATGGCGTTATGTGGAGTTATGACGGAGAATCAATATTGCATATTGAACATGGTGGGGCGGCATTTAATTGCTGCCCGGAGAATATATATGCAACTGTAGATATCGTTGATAACGATATATATTTTTATGAGCATGAAACTGAGGGCGAGTTTGGATTCTGCCATTGCCTATGCCTTTTCAACATTAAGTATCGAATATTAAATCTACCTCCGGGTGAGTATAACATAACGATTTACGGTTTATATATATATGGGGAAGATCCATTGAATTTTACAGTCGATTGTCAACTACCATCATCATCCGGTTCGCATTATGTGGAGAGGAATATATACCCCTGGGTGCTGTAGTCGATAAATGAATAATTTAGTTTAATCGAAACCGTATGGTTTCGATAAGCTGACAAGATATTCAATCGCATCCTATTTTAACGAATCGACGATATCTGATACTTTATTGAAATAATCCTCGAAAAGGCTTGTAAATCGATGCGCATATTTCTGCCCGAGTTGCAATGCCTTTTCATAATACTCTAAAGCCTCAGGATATTGTTCTGAAATATGCAGAGCCCGGCCGGTTGAATAATATGCCATTGCAGAATCGGGAAAGAGACTGACATTCATCTTAAAAATCTCTATCGCCGTTTTGGTCTGACCATTTTGAAAATAACCCCAGCCCTTGGAGCTCAGGGCTGACGTTTTTATCCCCGTCCCGTATTTTTGTATTAATCCGGAGTTATAGGATTTGATAGAATCTAAGCCATAAATTACCGTACTATCAGGCAAAGTTCTCCAATCGGAGAATACGTACCGCAGGCCTTCCGTCAAAGCGCTTACTGTCAGCAGTGAATGCTCATGATTCAGCATAGGTTCGTAATGCCATTGTAATCCAGGTTTTGAATAATGCGATAATGTATCGGCGAGTTCTCTGAGACTTGGAGTAAGTTCCGGCTGTTGTCCCCCGTTAAAAAAAATGCAATTATTGTTATAGGTGTGACTGTTAATTAATGACGCTGTATTTTTCAGGATATATTGACTCGTGTCATCATATATAATCCAGGGGCCGCCTGCAATCGCGGAATGAAACGTCTCCGGTTTGGTCAGGACGGAATAGATGCAAAAAACTCCCCCCCAGGAGCCATCATACAATATTCTATAGGAATAAGTGCGATATGAGGCTTCAATAAACGGGATAAGTTCATTTTCCATGAAAACTATGAGACTATCCGCATATCCGCCGCGGCCGGAAGATGAAGATGTCGGTATAAGAAAATTGGCGTCGCAATTTGTATAATCGACAACTATCATTTCAGGAATATATTTAGAACGACTCAAAGCTCTTATAATCCCGGCACTGTGGTAGAAGGCTCCCCGAAACGAGTATAATACAGGGTAGTTGATATTTGAACTTTCGTATCCGACCGGCAGAGATATGGCAAGTTTAACCGTAGTATCCAAAATATCGGATTTAAATATCAACCGATGCCCAATATTGATATCTTCGGTTTGAATATCCGGTACGGCACAAATCTGTCCCGAAAATATTATAATTAGCCCCAATATGTGTAATAGAGATCGTGAATACCGCATAAATGATAACCTTTCTTATTCAATTCTTTTAAACGCCTATTAGATATTTTCTTGCTTTATGGCTCTATTCTCGTCATTGGAAATATCAGTGAATCGGCATTGGGGATGCGGTGGTGGAAAGATAATGAATATCCGCCCATGCCCGGGCGGCTATGACGATAGTAGAGAAGACCATACTCGCGCGAGAAAGCGTAGAAATTGCTCTCGCGTTCAAAGGAGAATAGAACCGTTACCAATTCCGAATAGGTCTGATCCTCAATTTCAATCGTCGTATCCACGGTGACGACTTTCAGGCCGATCACTTCATCTCCCAATAGATTTCGAATGACAAAATTATTGCTGTCATAAGGGGAAATCGTCCCTTTATCCAGAACCGGCATAATATACATCCCGGCATAATGAATGAGATTGCTGTCGGTAATACAAAAATTCTCGTTTTGATAGTTTATCCTGACCGGAAGCTCATATACAATGCCTGAATCTGAAATATATCTGAATTTCGCATTTGCGATTTTGGGATCGGAAGAATCGGAAATTAATC
This window harbors:
- a CDS encoding dipeptidase: MKKSLLTLILILGAFFGCSDNQIDYLKLHNDAIVVDLHSDTALKMMRSYDISQRDTAGHMDLPRLADGGVDLQVFACFLSTDTPIEECRQRADKIIDSMQAQFSRNNDRIEVCNAANEAERIIGEGKIAAFIGIENGVAIANSLENLEHFYNRGVRYLTLTHTASNDWCISSADTAPAFNGLTDFGREVVRKMNDLGMIIDISHAHPLTVEEILKTTKDPVIASHSCVYDLCPHDRNLTDEQIKAIAENDGMIGINFYTGYLSGEISRISDSAWDALGPIYDSLRQEYEGNDSLWREARRNMYRQVRAATASVEVNAATVVDHIDHIVNLVGADHVGLGSDFDGIPTLPDGLTDCSMVPNVTAELVKRGYSEQDIKKILGGNFMRVFRQVCD
- a CDS encoding dockerin type I domain-containing protein — its product is MNSFVKLVPRILVLIFLLGLPIFAIGADTYPVKIPDQQRVIIESKWKNAQTSPIALSADDCQNFTMSGTPYFIWELPNNFDLDSLFMPIQNPAPLLKIARLNEIRVWVYAPAYVGTPDLDVVIWQYQSSGYPGAELARVTIPFNDLPRETGVAIADFSAFNLEYAAGDMIICGVTNSGSDGEILAIMSDDGNFPGFPGGGSYQGVWRLMDDLYGIEYNFNFEATFCWDAPDNDNDGIANKYDNCPETYNPDQSDTDGDGIGDVCDYLCGDADGNGSTDVGDAVYIIEYVFNFGPSPTPLSAGDANADGNTDIGDAVTIINHVFKFGPEPICPTYPDVVTTQYYCKDLPGSEKSGAYAASQDCIHWSYDGESILHLTHENAAFNCCPDELNVVILQKKKEFWLTEQEVLEDGGCDCICLYDFEYDLKRLPPGNYTITINGMYLNGQEPLSFTVELTDEPSSGSYCVERVLYPWK
- a CDS encoding STAS domain-containing protein, which gives rise to MEPSIREVNDILIITPQGKLMGGPESISFQELLKDNIDSGKQKFIVDLAKVKWMNSSGLAVLISALKTIRNSGGELLLANVTEKIQSILVITKLASVFKACDSLDEAIQSF
- a CDS encoding MBL fold metallo-hydrolase; its protein translation is MKHLQIFAILISVSIIGVNTHAQEEQLLTTVRLTDKIYQISSDQGDYTTNTLVSVGEDGILIVDTQTENEAEELKQIIDSFGKGAPKYIINTHSHIEHIGGNAIFGTNPVVIAHELYPSKLISRSHIIEEFPPATYPDITLADSISLFFNGERIRIIDMGGSHDDNEIIVHFTESKIVHLSSLCNGFNFPSIDSDGDVFKFPEIIRRAIEIVPKDAVIVSGHNDNGGWQEFHPYLEMLESTIDIIGKGLEAGKDLATLQEEKVIDKWKSYAGSYVSVNDWINYIVSGYETKGEPEKKNIFKPLYYAIKDGGVEAGLSLFGDIKLNHADEYNISDAVLLVIADKYLGKGKVEDAIKLLELNISEYPSVYYGYYSHYVLAKAYDERGNKEKALYNCEKSLELNSEFQMAKELLEKLKSD
- a CDS encoding alpha/beta hydrolase-fold protein yields the protein MRYSRSLLHILGLIIIFSGQICAVPDIQTEDINIGHRLIFKSDILDTTVKLAISLPVGYESSNINYPVLYSFRGAFYHSAGIIRALSRSKYIPEMIVVDYTNCDANFLIPTSSSSGRGGYADSLIVFMENELIPFIEASYRTYSYRILYDGSWGGVFCIYSVLTKPETFHSAIAGGPWIIYDDTSQYILKNTASLINSHTYNNNCIFFNGGQQPELTPSLRELADTLSHYSKPGLQWHYEPMLNHEHSLLTVSALTEGLRYVFSDWRTLPDSTVIYGLDSIKSYNSGLIQKYGTGIKTSALSSKGWGYFQNGQTKTAIEIFKMNVSLFPDSAMAYYSTGRALHISEQYPEALEYYEKALQLGQKYAHRFTSLFEDYFNKVSDIVDSLK